The stretch of DNA AGTTCTGCAGGGTGAGTAGATGGTGTGAGGGCGTTGCTGTCATCTCAATGCTCATGGTCATGACCATGCGTGCGACCATGCCCATAGGCACCGCCTTCGGGCGTAAAGGGCGCTGTCAGCACTGTTACCTCTGCACCAAGCCCCTGCAACATTGCCTGCAGCACCGCATCCTCGCGGATCAGCAGGTGATCTTCGAGAATCTGGCAGGGTGTGTGGCGGTTGCCGATATGCCAGGCAATGCGGGCCAGATTATGATGCCGCACCGCCAACAGCGGTTCCGGTGCCGCCCTCACGGCAATGACGCGCCCGTCATCAAGCCGAAACCCTTCGCCCTGGTTGAGCGACCTTGTTTCGGCAAGTTCCACCAGAAACGCCTCGCCGCCATCACTGACCAGCCGCCTGCGCCGCAGGAAACGGGCCTCATAGTCCAATGTCACCGTGTCTGCGGCGTCACCGTCATGGATATGTGTCTCGATGTCCTGGGCAAGATGCATCACCGACGTCCTCAGAACATGAAATAGCGCTGTGCCATCGGAAGTTCCCTGGCCGGCTCACAGGTCAGTATCTCGCCATCGGCGCGCACCTCGTAGGTCTCGGGATTCACCTCGATCTGCGGGCAGTAGGCATTGTGAACCATGTCGGCCTTGGAAATGGTCCGGGTGTTCATCACCGGCACCGTTGTCTTGGCAAGGCCAAGCCTGTCGGCGATACCGTCTTCCTGTGCAGCCGCGCTGACAAATGTCACGGCTGAATTTTCAACCGACCTGCCGAACGCGCCGAACATGGGGCGGGTATAGACAGGCTGCGGCGTCGGAATCGAGGCATTCGGGTCGCCCATCTGCGCACAGGCAATGCTGCCGCCGATGATCACCATTTCCGGTTTCACACCGAAAAAGGCCGGATGCCACAGCACCAGATCGGCGCGTTTGCCAATGGCGATGGATCCGATATGTGCCGAGATGCCATGCGCAATCGCCGGATTGATGGTGTATTTGGCGATATAGCGTTTCACCCGCACATTGTCATTGTCACCTGTTTCCTGGGGAAGGCGGCCACGCTGGACCTTCATCTTGTGCGCTGTCTGCCATGTGCGGATGATCACCTCGCCAACGCGGCCCATGGCCTGGCTGTCCGAGGCAATGATCGAAAAGGCGCCCATGTCATGAAGGATATCCTCGGCCGCGATGGTTTCGCGCCGGATACGGCTCTCGGCAAAGGCCACATCCTCGGGGATCGACTTGTCGAGATGATGGCAGACCATCAGCATGTCCAGATGCTCTTCCAGCGTGTTCACCGTATAGGGACGGGTCGGGTTGGTCGAGGATGGCAGGACGTGGGACTCGCCACAGATCTTGATAATGTCCGGGGCGTGACCACCCCCCGCACCTTCGGTGTGAAAGGCGTGAATGACACGCTGTTTCATCGCCGCCACCGTATGTTCGACAAACCCGCTTTCATTCAGCGTGTCGGTATGGATCATCACCTGTACATCCATCGCATCGGCAACGGACAGGCAATTGTCGATGGCGGCCGGTGTGGTGCCCCAATCCTCGTGAAGTTTCAGCGCGCAGGCCCCGCCGCGCACCTGTTCTTCCAGTGCTGCCGGCAGCGCCGCATTGCCCTTGCCGGCAAAGGCCAGGTTCATCGCAAACGCATCCGCCGATTGCAGCATCCGGCCAATATGCCACGGGCCCGGCGTACAGGTGGTTGCCAGCGTGCCATGCGCGGGACCGGTGCCACCGCCAAGCATGGTTGTCAGACCCGAATGCAGCGCATCCTCGATCTGCTGTGGACAGATATAATGGATATGGCTGTCAAACCCGCCGGCGGTCAGCACATGACCTTCCCCGGCGATGGCCTCGGTTCCGGGGCCGATAATGATATCCACCCCAGGCTGCGTATCCGGGTTGCCGGCCTTGCCGATGCCGACGATCACACCGTCTTTCAGCCCGATATCAGCCTTGAAAATTCCCGATACATCGACAACCAGCGCGTTGGTGATCACGGTGTCCACGGCACCGTCGGCACGGCTTGTCTGGGACTGGCCCATGCCATCACGGATCACCTTGCCGCCGCCGAATTTCACCTCTTCGCCATAGCGGGTGTAATCCTTCTCGACCTCGATGACGAGATCGGTGTCGGCAAGCCGCAGCCTATCCCCGGTCGTTGGACCATACATGTCGGCATAGGCAGCACGCGAAATCTGTTTCGGCATCACAGCTCTCCCATGATCTGTTGATTGAAGCCAAAGACACGGCGCATGCCCGACAGCGGCACAAGCGTCACTTCGCGGCGCTGTCCCGGCTCGAACCGCACGGCTGTGCCGGCAGCGATATCCAGGCGCATGCCGCGGGCCGCGTCACGGTCGAAATCCAGCGCCGGATTGGTCTCGGCGAAATGGTAATGGCTTCCGACCTGAACCGGCCTGTCACCTGTATTGGCAACGGTAAGGCTGATCGACTCAGCCCCTTCATTCAACGTGACGTTGCCGTCTGCCGGCATGATTTCACCCGGGATCATGACGCGCCTCCCTTGCGGATGGGATGGTGGACGGTCACCAGCTTGGTTCCATCGGGAAACGTGGCCTCGACCTGAACATCGTGGATCATCTCGGGGATACCCTCCATACATTGCTCAGCCGTGATCACATGTGCGCCGGCTTCCATCAGCTCCGCCACCGATCTGCCGTCACGCGCGCCCTCGACCACGAAATCGGTAATCAGCGCGATCGCCTCTGGATGGTTCAACTTTACGCCACGTGCCAGCCGTCCTCGCGCCACCATGGCGGCAAGGCTGACAAGCAGCTTGTCCTTTTCGCGGGGTGTCAGTTTCATATCCTACCTCATGATTGCCAGACACGCGGCACCTGCTGGCCGCTCAATGAATTCAGGAGTCGTGACAGGTCGGTCTTGCCTGTCATTGTCTCACACGCCAATAGCCGCAGCACGAGCCGCCCCTGCCAGCTGGAGACCGCCGCGCGCGACGCAAGACAGGGCAGCAGATTGGTGATTTCTGTATGCAGCTGGTCCTGACGGGGGCCGACATATACGAGGGTCGCCGCCATCTGGGCATCCGCCACGCCGGCGCGCGCGCCAAGCAATCTGTCCATATCGCCGGTAAGGGACAGCGCCTCGGCATGCACCAGCCTGCCATCCCTTCTTATTCGCCAGCTGTCGGTGAAATGGCAGTTCTGAAGCCGTTCTCCCATCGCATGCCGGCCAAAGACGAGCGATTCCAGAACAAGGCATTCACTGCTGGTGTCGAGATCAACCTCGATGCGCCGACCAAGGCGGCTGCCATCAAACAGGATGGTTTCCTGCGGCATCCAGTGGAGCGCCGCGCCATGCTTTGCGGTCAGCTGTACATTCATGCTGGCAATATCATCGCTGGTGCTTTGATAGGCACGTTCGGCGGCCTGTGTTGTGACAATCACCCTGCTGGCATCGGCCACACAGCCATAGCGGTAGCGATCACCGCCCGTGATGCCGCCAGCTGTATTCACAATGACGACTTCATGCGCCATGCCGTGGCTTCGCGGCAACAGGGCCTTGGCCGCGCCGCGTTGATACAGCCTGGCAAGATCGCCAGCCTTGAAAGCGATATCCGCTTCACCACGCGAGCGCTGCAGCGCCTGTGCAAAATGACCGTTACCATCCATCATACTGGTTTCTATTTAGGCACTGCGGCGCCTGACGCCAACCAATTGCCGCATCTTCTTGATGTCATGCCGGATCGCGGGCCCGGCTAGCCCTTGTGGCCATCACCCCCGGCCCGCCATCCTGGCAGCGGCAGAACCGAGATTACAAAACAGCCAAGGGCGGCAACAACAATGCTGGGGCCTGCCGGGGTGTCCCACTCAAGCGATCCCATCAGACCAAGCCAGACCGACCCCATACCGACAAGGGCAGCGATGATTGCCATCTGCTCCGGCGAGGTTGAAAACCGGCGTGCGGTGGCGGCCGGGATGATCAGCAGTGCCGTGATCAGAAGCACCCCGACAATCTTCATCGATATCGCGATCACGGCCGCCATCATGATCATGAAGATGATGTTGGCAAGATCGGGGCGCGCACCCTCGGCGGTGGCAAGCTCGTAATTGACCGTTGCCGCGAACAGCGGCTGCCAGATCCGGACCAGAACCGCCAGCACGACAGCCCCGCCACCCCAGATGACGGCCAGATCAAACGGTGTGATGGCAAGTATGTCACCAAACAGGAACCCCATCAGATCGACCCGCACCCATGTCATGAAAGCCAGGACCACCAGCCCGACAGCCAATGCCGAATGGGACAGCAATCCAAGCAGCGTGTCCGCAGACAGGCTGGCGCGGCGCTGCAACATCATCAGAAGAAGCGACACGGCAACACACATGCCGAAGACGGCAGCGGTGACATTCAGCTCGAACAGCAGCGCCAGCGCCACGCCAAGCAACGCCGAATGCGACAGCGTGTCGCCAAAATAGGCAAGTCGACGCCAGATGATGAAACAGCCAAGCGGCCCCGCCATCATGGCGACGCCAATGCCGCCAATGACGGCACGGGTGAAAAAATCATCAAGCATCGATCCCGACCCCGTCATCACTCTTGATCCGCCCGTCCGGCAGATGTTCATGATCATGCCGGTGTTCATATAATGCCAAACCGGAGGCGGCCGGACCGGGGGTGGCATGCGCGCCGAACAGCGATTTGAATTCGTCACTCGAGGCGACATTTGCCGGTGTGCCGGAACAGCATACATGGCCGTTCAGACAGATCACCCGGTCGGTTGTCGCCATCACCACATGCAGATCATGGGAAATCAGCAACACCCCGCAATTCAGCTGATTGCGAATTTTCTCAATCAGCTTGTAAAGAGCAATCTCGCCATTGAAATCCACCCCTTGCACCGGTTCATCAAGCACCAGAAATTCCGGAGACCGCAGAATCGCGCGGGCAAGCAGCACACGCTGGAATTCACCGCCCGACAGGCGGCTCATCTGGGCGCTGGCAAGATGGCGCGTGTCGGTGGCCGTCAGCGCAGCGTCTATCTGGGTCATGCTGGCCTTGTTGGTAAGGCGCAGGAACCGCGTAACCGAAAGTGGCAATGTCCAGTTCACATCCAGCTTCTGCGGCACATAGCTGGCCCGCAGATTTGCCTTGCGGCGGACCCGTCCCTCGTCGGCGTTGAGGACGCCAAGCGCCATTTTGGCAGTTGTGGACTTGCCCGATCCATTTGGCCCGATCAGCGTGACGATCTCGCCGGGGGCAACATTCATCGAAACGCCACGGACCAGCCATCTGTCGGATCTGTAAATACCGGCATCTTCAAGTGATATGAGCATGTTCCGTTCTCTATCCATGAGGTGCTGTTCCGGACACCATAGGCATGGCGAATGACGCTGTATCCGGCACGGCCGAAAATTAATTTTGATTTATGTTATACTATAACATTACTATGGGCCACAGATTTCATCCCCTTTGGAGACAATTATGCGCCTCATCAGAGCCACTTTTCTGGCCGCAGCATTGATCACGGCCGGCACCGCGCTGGCAGCGACAATGATTGTGGCAAGCACAACGCTGGCCAGGGCAGAGGTAAGGGTTGTTGCGTCTATCAAGCCTGTGCATTCGCTGGTTGCCGCCGTGATGCAGGGCGTCGGCACACCCGATCTGATTGTCGCCGGGGCCGGGTCGCCGCACAGCCATGCTCTGAAGCCATCACAGGCCGGACAGCTGCAGAATGCGGATCTTGTGTTCTGGATCGGACCTGAGCTTGAGGCGTTTCTGGAAAAATCCATCACCGGCATCGCAAGGAAGGCCGTTTCCGTGGAGCTGATGGACAGCCGGGGTCTGTCAAAGATCAAAGTCCGGGAGGGGGATGATTTTGACGATCATGGGCATGATGATTCCGGCCATGATGACCATAAAGGTCGCAAAGACGATGAAGATGATGACGACCATGATGACGACCATGATGACGATGATGATCATGAGGATGAAGGCCACAAGCATGATCACGCTGACAAATCCCATGCCAAGCGCGGGCATGATGACTCCGGGCATGACAAGCACGGGCATGACAAGCACGGGCATAACAAGCACGGGCATGACGAAGATGAATTCAACCCGCATGTCTGGCTCGACCCGCTGAACGCCGGGGCGATGGTCCGCGAAATCGCAGACAGACTTTCACAGGTCGACCCGGCCAATGCGGCGGCCTATGCCGCCAATGCCGACAGGATCGTGGCCAGACTGAACGATCTGGTCACCGAAATTGACGCCGAACTGGCGCCGGTAAAGGGCCGGGGATATGTCGTGTTCCACGACGCCTATCAATATTTCGAGACACGTTTCGGAGTTTCCGCTGTCGGCTCGATCACGGTATCGCCGGAAGTCCTGCCGGGGGCGGAGCGGGTCCGCGACCTGCAGTCAAAGGTCCGACGTCTGGATGCGCGCTGTGTTTTCTCCGAACCGCAATTCGAACCAAAGCTGGTGGTAACCGTCACGGAAAACACCAAAGCTGAGACCGGAGTCCTAGACCCGCTTGGTGCCACAATCACTGCCGGACCGGAGCTGTATTTCACCCTGATCCGGAACCTCGCAGGCTCGATGCGGGACTGCCTGTCATAGGTACGACGGCCCCACCATCATACCCTTGACCAGCACCCGCACCGCGCGGCAATGGCCGCGGGTTCAGCTGTTGAAGCGGGGCAAAGGCAGCGGGCTGGCAAGGACCATATCGGCCAGGCGGGTGAACTCGGCCTCGAATGCCGTACCGACCGCCACCTTGCCGATACGGACCCACGCGGCCCGAAAGAACAGCTCGGCAGTCATGCTGGCAAACTGGCGCGCATTCGGCGGAACGCCATCATGCGCTTCGGTCTGACGGCGCAGCGACTGCCACTCATCAAGAAGGGAGATGATTTCGGCCCGCTGGTCGCCAAGATCATGGATCATGGCGGCAAACGACTCTGCGCCGGCACCGTCATGGGCCCGCAGACCCCGCGTTGCCGCTGTCAGGGCATGAATGCCGTTGGCACCTTCATAGATTGCGGTGATCCGGGCATCACGCCATGTCTGGCCGATATCGTACTCATCCAGATAGCCGTACCCCCCAAGCACCTGGATGCCAAGATCAGCGGCCCTGATCCCGGCCTCGCTGCCAAACATCTTGCAGACAGGCGTCAGAAAATCGGCAAGCGCATGCCGGCCGGGATCATCTAGAACGACAAGCGCAAGATGGCACATGGCACGCGACCCGACGGCCAGCGCTCTCTGTTCATCCAGCATCTGCCTGACATCCGGATGCGCCGCCAGCATGGCAGGCGCGCCGTCAGCCTGCCGCCCCTGCTGTCTGTCCCGTGCATAGCTTGCGGCAATATCACAGGCGCGTGCGGCATGGGCAACGCCCTGCAACGCTACATCAATCCTGGCGTGGTTCATCAGGGTGAACATGGCCGCCAGACCACCCCCCTCGTCCCCCACCAACTCGGCCTCGGCACCGTCAAACACAAGCTGGCAGGTTGGCGAGCCGTGAATGCCAAGCTTGTCCTCGAGCCTCGACACGTTGACATTGTTGCGCCCGCTGGCAATCTGTGACGGGCACAGGAACAGCGACAGACCCTTGATCCCGGCGTCAACCGGACCCGTGCGCGCAAGCACGAAATGCAGAATGTCCTCGCTCAGATCCTGATCACCATTCGAGATGAATATCTTCTCGCCACGAAGATGCCAGACATCCTGTTGCAGCGCCGCCACCGTTCGAACCTGTGACAGATCGGACCCGGCACCGGCCTCGGTCAGACACATGGTGTTCAGCGTCCGCCCGTCAGCCAATCGCGGGATCCAGCGCTGTTTCTGGTCCTCACTGCCAAAACGCAGCAAGGTTGACACCGCCCCCGGCAACAGCCCCGCCGCCATCTGCAAGGCGTGATTGGCCCCGGTGAACATCTCGGAGACGCCGGCCGCTGTCAGGCGGTCCAGCCCCATGCCGCCATATTGTTCGGGAATGGCGAGCGCCAGCCACCCGCCATCCGCAATTTGCGCAAAGGCGTCGGCAAAGCCGTCGGGCGTCCTGACCCGGCCATTTTCAAGCCGACATCCCTGCGCGTCACCGGCACGGTTTGTCGGCGCGATGACCTGTTCGGCGATGATCGCAAACTGGCTGAGAATGTCCGCGCCAAGCGCAACATCATGGCTGCCGGTTGTCTCGGCATTCGCGACCCGGTGCAGGGAAAACAGAATGTCCTCTACGGGGGCGGTAAAATCCTTCACGTCAGCCTACCCTCCCAGGCCAAGAAGCCGCGCGGCATTATGCTTGATAATGTCCGGCCGGATTTCGTCCTTGATGGCGATATTCTCGAAGTCATGCAGCCACCGTTCCGGCGTGATCATCGGCCAGTCAGACCCGAACAGCACCTTTTTCTTCAGGATTGAATTGCAATAGCGCACCAGAATCTCGGGAAAATATTTCGGCGACCATCCCGACAGATCGATATAGACATTCGGTTTGTGCTGGGCGACCGCAAGCGCCTCCTCCTGCCAGGGAAAGGACGGATGCGCCAGAATGATCTTCAGACCGGGAAAATCCACAGCCACATCATCCATATACATCGGATTGCTGAATTTCAGACGCATGCCGTTACCACCTGGCATACCGGATCCAACACCTGTCTGCCCGGTATGGAACAGCGCGATGCCCCCATTTTCCTCGATCGCCTCATAGAGCGGGTACGCCATGCGGTCATTGGCATAGAACCCCTGAAAGGTCGGGTGGAACTTGAACCCGCGAATGCCGTAATCCCGCATCAGACGTCTGGCTTCGCGGACACCCATCTTGCCTTTCCACGGATCAATCGAGGCAAAGGGAATCAGCACATCGCTGTTCGCCGCTGCGATTTCGGCCACCTCTTCATTGGCGTAACGGCGATATCCCGTCTCCCGCTCGGCATCGACCGGAAAGATCACGGCGGCGATGTTCTGCTCGCGGTAATGCTGCGCCGTTTCCTCGATTGTCGGCGGGTGGGTCCACGGCGCCCTGAAATATTTGGCCATTGTGGACTGCAGATCGTCATAGCCATCATCCGCATGGTTGCCACAAGGTTCCTCGGCATGGGTGTGAATGTCGATGGCACGAATGCTGTCGAGATCTATCATGGGACGGTTGCTCCTCTCAGCTCAAGGTACTGCAGGGTCGAAATATCATGCTGTGAATGCCCTCTGACCGGCGCTGCGCCTGATCTTGGCAAGGATCGACACAAGCTGCTGACGTTCACTGTCGCTCAGGTCGCGAAGAAAGGCGGCCTCATGTTCGCAGACACGGCCATAGGCCTGGCGCTGCAGTTCGGTGCCGGCGGCTGTCAGATGAAGCTGGCGCGCGCGCCTGTCATCCGGATCTGCGGATCTGGTGACAAGCTGCTGCGCCGCAAGCTCGTCGATCAGCGAGACGATGTTGGGTTTTTCCATATCGATTGCCAGCGCCAGATTCGACAGTCTTACACCCGGATTTTCCTTCAGCATGGTCAGGATCGTGAAGGTGATCATCCGCAGCCCCAGCGGCCGCAACACATCACTCAGATCGACATGAATGCCATTGAAGGTGCGTTTCAGATTATAGCCGATCAACCGTGACAGCGCGGCATCGCCAACGCGGTCGACACCCCCTCGCGGCATTGTCTGTGATAATCGTGCCGGGCTGCCCATCATCTCACCTGAAGGTTGGCCGACGCTTTTCAAGGAATGCGCGAAGCCCTTCGGCGGCATCCTCGGTGGTCTGTGACAGTGCCGCCGCCAGCGATTCCGCATACAGCGCATCGCTTGACGCCATGTTGCCGGCATGATGGATCGAATTGACAATCAGGTAATTCGACATCGGGGCGTTGCTGGCGATCTTGTCCGCCAGACTGCGCGCCAGATCAAGCGCCTCGCCATCGCCGCAGGCATAATGGGCCAGCCCCAGTGACAGCCCCTCTTCGCTGCCATATTTGCGGCCCGTCAGCATCATTTCCGTCATCCGGTCACCACCAAGAATCCGCCCGACCCGCAGCGTTGCCCCGCCGCCGACAAAGATGCCGCGCCGCCCTTCCGGAAGCTGAAAGATCGTCGAAGCCTCGGCAATTCTGACATGGGTCGAGCTTGCCAGCTCCAGCCCGCCACCGATCACGGCCCCAAACATCGCCGACACAACCACCAGCCCGCCAAACTGGATCTGGTCCATCAGCTTGTGCCAGCGGCGCGAGTGATGAAGATTTTCCTCGGCGGTCCGCGTTTCATGCTCGGCAAGGTCAAGTCCGGCACAGAAATGGCCTTCAATGCCTGTCAGGATGACCACCCTGACACCATCCGGAGGGGAATAGAAAAACCCTTCCAGCGCCGACATCAGCGGTTCATTCATCGCATTGCGCTTGCCGGGGCGCGTCATCGTCACAACGGCAATTCTGTCGCTGACAGAGACATCAAGAACTTCGCTCATCATCACTCTCCCGGGACGGGTGCTATTTGCGGGGAAGACGCAGTGCGCCATCCAGCCGGATCACGGTGCCATTGAGATAGGGGTTGTTCACAATCTGCGCGGCCAGAAGCGCATATTCCGAGGCCAGCCCAAGTCGTGAAGGAAAGGGAATATTGGCACCAAGGGCATCACGAAGATCATCCGGCAGACCATCCGTCATCGGCGTTTCGAACAGCCCCGGCGCGATGGTCATCACCCGCACACCAAACTGGCCAAGCTCGCGCGCCGCCGGCAGGCACAGCGATGCCACACCGCCCTTTGACGCCGCATAAGCAGCCTGTCCAAGCTGCCCATCCTGCCACGCCACCGATGCGGTATTGATGATGACGCCGCGCTCGCCCGTGTCATTTACGGCATCGGACGCCAGCATGGCGCGGGCCGTATGGCTCATCATCAGATAGGTGCCAATCAGATTGATATTGATCGTCTTGGTGAAAACGTCAGTGGACAGGGCGCCTTCGCGTCCGACAATACGCGCCGCAGGACCGATGCCGGCACAATTCACCAGCACCCGCGGCGCGCCTGTCTGCGCCACCGTGGACGCGACCGCGGCGTCGACCGATGCTTCATCGGCGACATCCAGCTTCACCACCGCCGCGCCGCAATCGGCTGCATGCTCGCGCGCCGCTGTATCATTCAGATCAAAGATCGTGACATTGCCGCCCGCTGCCGCGAAATGTCGGGCACAGGCAAGACCCAGTCCACTGCCACCACCGGTGATCCAGACCTGTTGTCCTGCTATCTCCATCGTCATCTGCCCTTTCACATCGGCATCTTGAATGTCATGCCCGTACCGTATGCCCGTGCTGTATGCCCGTGCGATATGCCAGTGCCGTATGCCCATGCGGCACGCTGTCCGTTGTTGACATGCCGTACACACTGCATATTGTTATATTTTATAACAATATGATCAAAGCCGAAACCTGTCCAGAGGCTTTGGCGAGGGGCGCGGATGTTTACGACGAAAGATTACCTGAAGCACCAGCTGTTGATCGACCATCGCCAGAATGGCGAGATGATCCTGTCCTCTGGACTCACGCTGGATCCGGTTGTCCGGAATACGGGTGAATGGCTGCACCGCTGGGCGGATGAAACGCCCGGGGCGGTATTCATTGCGGAACGGTCGGGCCCAGGATGGTCTGAACTGACCTATGGCGATGCCCTCGCCAGGGTCAGATCGGTTGCCGCCGGATTGATTGAGCATGACGTTGGTCCGGGTGACAAGATCATCATCCTGTCCGGCCCGAGCATCACGCATGGCATTCTCAAACTCGCGGCGCAATATATCGGCGTCGCCACAGTGCCGGTTGCCGAGCAATATTCACTGATCCCGGATGCCCTGCCGCGTCTGATCCATATCGCGGAAAAAATCAGGCCGGCGATGGTCTTTGCCGAGGATGCCGAACGGTTTGCCGCCGGGCTGTCATTGCCACAGTTCGATGCTGCGGTGAAAGTGACATGCGGCACGCCGGACAGCGGCATGATCGGCTTTGACCGGCTGCTTGCCGGAACGGCCGATATCACAGCCGCACGCAACAGCGTGACGCCGCAGACGCTTGCCAAGATCCTGTTCACATCGGGGTCGACATCGACACCCAAGGGGGTGCCACAGACCCATCACATGCTGTGCGTGAACCAGAACCAGTATGGCGGTTGCCTGCCCTTTTTGAAG from Alphaproteobacteria bacterium LSUCC0719 encodes:
- a CDS encoding urease accessory protein UreE, with the translated sequence MHLAQDIETHIHDGDAADTVTLDYEARFLRRRRLVSDGGEAFLVELAETRSLNQGEGFRLDDGRVIAVRAAPEPLLAVRHHNLARIAWHIGNRHTPCQILEDHLLIREDAVLQAMLQGLGAEVTVLTAPFTPEGGAYGHGRTHGHDHEH
- the ureC gene encoding urease subunit alpha, which produces MPKQISRAAYADMYGPTTGDRLRLADTDLVIEVEKDYTRYGEEVKFGGGKVIRDGMGQSQTSRADGAVDTVITNALVVDVSGIFKADIGLKDGVIVGIGKAGNPDTQPGVDIIIGPGTEAIAGEGHVLTAGGFDSHIHYICPQQIEDALHSGLTTMLGGGTGPAHGTLATTCTPGPWHIGRMLQSADAFAMNLAFAGKGNAALPAALEEQVRGGACALKLHEDWGTTPAAIDNCLSVADAMDVQVMIHTDTLNESGFVEHTVAAMKQRVIHAFHTEGAGGGHAPDIIKICGESHVLPSSTNPTRPYTVNTLEEHLDMLMVCHHLDKSIPEDVAFAESRIRRETIAAEDILHDMGAFSIIASDSQAMGRVGEVIIRTWQTAHKMKVQRGRLPQETGDNDNVRVKRYIAKYTINPAIAHGISAHIGSIAIGKRADLVLWHPAFFGVKPEMVIIGGSIACAQMGDPNASIPTPQPVYTRPMFGAFGRSVENSAVTFVSAAAQEDGIADRLGLAKTTVPVMNTRTISKADMVHNAYCPQIEVNPETYEVRADGEILTCEPARELPMAQRYFMF
- a CDS encoding urease subunit beta, which encodes MIPGEIMPADGNVTLNEGAESISLTVANTGDRPVQVGSHYHFAETNPALDFDRDAARGMRLDIAAGTAVRFEPGQRREVTLVPLSGMRRVFGFNQQIMGEL
- a CDS encoding urease subunit gamma: MKLTPREKDKLLVSLAAMVARGRLARGVKLNHPEAIALITDFVVEGARDGRSVAELMEAGAHVITAEQCMEGIPEMIHDVQVEATFPDGTKLVTVHHPIRKGGAS
- a CDS encoding urease accessory protein UreD translates to MMDGNGHFAQALQRSRGEADIAFKAGDLARLYQRGAAKALLPRSHGMAHEVVIVNTAGGITGGDRYRYGCVADASRVIVTTQAAERAYQSTSDDIASMNVQLTAKHGAALHWMPQETILFDGSRLGRRIEVDLDTSSECLVLESLVFGRHAMGERLQNCHFTDSWRIRRDGRLVHAEALSLTGDMDRLLGARAGVADAQMAATLVYVGPRQDQLHTEITNLLPCLASRAAVSSWQGRLVLRLLACETMTGKTDLSRLLNSLSGQQVPRVWQS
- a CDS encoding metal ABC transporter permease, with protein sequence MLDDFFTRAVIGGIGVAMMAGPLGCFIIWRRLAYFGDTLSHSALLGVALALLFELNVTAAVFGMCVAVSLLLMMLQRRASLSADTLLGLLSHSALAVGLVVLAFMTWVRVDLMGFLFGDILAITPFDLAVIWGGGAVVLAVLVRIWQPLFAATVNYELATAEGARPDLANIIFMIMMAAVIAISMKIVGVLLITALLIIPAATARRFSTSPEQMAIIAALVGMGSVWLGLMGSLEWDTPAGPSIVVAALGCFVISVLPLPGWRAGGDGHKG
- a CDS encoding ATP-binding cassette domain-containing protein, giving the protein MLISLEDAGIYRSDRWLVRGVSMNVAPGEIVTLIGPNGSGKSTTAKMALGVLNADEGRVRRKANLRASYVPQKLDVNWTLPLSVTRFLRLTNKASMTQIDAALTATDTRHLASAQMSRLSGGEFQRVLLARAILRSPEFLVLDEPVQGVDFNGEIALYKLIEKIRNQLNCGVLLISHDLHVVMATTDRVICLNGHVCCSGTPANVASSDEFKSLFGAHATPGPAASGLALYEHRHDHEHLPDGRIKSDDGVGIDA
- a CDS encoding zinc ABC transporter substrate-binding protein; its protein translation is MRLIRATFLAAALITAGTALAATMIVASTTLARAEVRVVASIKPVHSLVAAVMQGVGTPDLIVAGAGSPHSHALKPSQAGQLQNADLVFWIGPELEAFLEKSITGIARKAVSVELMDSRGLSKIKVREGDDFDDHGHDDSGHDDHKGRKDDEDDDDHDDDHDDDDDHEDEGHKHDHADKSHAKRGHDDSGHDKHGHDKHGHNKHGHDEDEFNPHVWLDPLNAGAMVREIADRLSQVDPANAAAYAANADRIVARLNDLVTEIDAELAPVKGRGYVVFHDAYQYFETRFGVSAVGSITVSPEVLPGAERVRDLQSKVRRLDARCVFSEPQFEPKLVVTVTENTKAETGVLDPLGATITAGPELYFTLIRNLAGSMRDCLS
- a CDS encoding acyl-CoA dehydrogenase family protein gives rise to the protein MKDFTAPVEDILFSLHRVANAETTGSHDVALGADILSQFAIIAEQVIAPTNRAGDAQGCRLENGRVRTPDGFADAFAQIADGGWLALAIPEQYGGMGLDRLTAAGVSEMFTGANHALQMAAGLLPGAVSTLLRFGSEDQKQRWIPRLADGRTLNTMCLTEAGAGSDLSQVRTVAALQQDVWHLRGEKIFISNGDQDLSEDILHFVLARTGPVDAGIKGLSLFLCPSQIASGRNNVNVSRLEDKLGIHGSPTCQLVFDGAEAELVGDEGGGLAAMFTLMNHARIDVALQGVAHAARACDIAASYARDRQQGRQADGAPAMLAAHPDVRQMLDEQRALAVGSRAMCHLALVVLDDPGRHALADFLTPVCKMFGSEAGIRAADLGIQVLGGYGYLDEYDIGQTWRDARITAIYEGANGIHALTAATRGLRAHDGAGAESFAAMIHDLGDQRAEIISLLDEWQSLRRQTEAHDGVPPNARQFASMTAELFFRAAWVRIGKVAVGTAFEAEFTRLADMVLASPLPLPRFNS
- a CDS encoding amidohydrolase family protein — its product is MIDLDSIRAIDIHTHAEEPCGNHADDGYDDLQSTMAKYFRAPWTHPPTIEETAQHYREQNIAAVIFPVDAERETGYRRYANEEVAEIAAANSDVLIPFASIDPWKGKMGVREARRLMRDYGIRGFKFHPTFQGFYANDRMAYPLYEAIEENGGIALFHTGQTGVGSGMPGGNGMRLKFSNPMYMDDVAVDFPGLKIILAHPSFPWQEEALAVAQHKPNVYIDLSGWSPKYFPEILVRYCNSILKKKVLFGSDWPMITPERWLHDFENIAIKDEIRPDIIKHNAARLLGLGG
- a CDS encoding MarR family winged helix-turn-helix transcriptional regulator, which produces MMGSPARLSQTMPRGGVDRVGDAALSRLIGYNLKRTFNGIHVDLSDVLRPLGLRMITFTILTMLKENPGVRLSNLALAIDMEKPNIVSLIDELAAQQLVTRSADPDDRRARQLHLTAAGTELQRQAYGRVCEHEAAFLRDLSDSERQQLVSILAKIRRSAGQRAFTA